A window of Microbacterium sp. Root61 genomic DNA:
GCCGCAGACCATCACCACGAACCCCGCACCGGCCGCGAGCCGCACCTCGCGGATGTCGACCACATGGCCGTCCGGGGCGCCGCGCAGCTTCGCGTCCGTCGAGAACGAGTACTGCGTCTTCGCGACGCACACCGGGAACCGGCCGTAGCCCTCCTCCTGCAGTCGGCGGATCTGTGTGCGCACGGCGGTGCTGGCGGTGATGTCGGATGCCCCGTACACGTGCGTCGCGATGGTGCGCATCTTCTCCCAGAGGGTCGCCTCGTCGGGGTAGGTGAAGCGCAGCTCCGATGGCTCGTCGCACAGCCGCACGACCTCGTGGGCGAGCTCCTCCGCTCCGGAGCCGCCCTTCGCGAAGTGCCGTGCCACGATCGCCTTGGCGCCGGCGCGCTCAGTCGCCGCGACCAGCGCGGCGACTTCGGCATCCGTGTCCTCCGCGCGGTGGTTGATCGCGACCACTGCGGGCAGTCCCCACGTCTCGCGCACGGTGTCGAGGTGGCGCACGAGATTGACGGTGCCGCGCTCGAGGGCCGCGACATCCTCCGTCGCCAGATCCGCCACGTCCACGCCGCCGTGGTACTTCATCGCCCGCACGGTCGCGACGATCACCGCCGCCGACGGGCGCAGGCCCGTGGAGCGGCACAGGATGTCGACGAACTTCTCTGCACCGAGGTCGGCGCCGAACCCGGCCTCGGTTACGACGATGTCGGCCAAGTGGAGGGCCGAGCTCGTCGCGATCACGGAGTTGCAGCCGTGCGCGATGTTGGCGAACGGGCCCCCGTGCACGAACGCGGGCGTGTTCTCCATGGTCTGGACCAGGTTGGGCGCGAGCGCATCGCGCAGCACCGCCGTCATGGCGCCGTGCGCCTGGAGATCGCTCGCACGCACCGGGGCGCGGTCGCGCGTGTACCCGACGACGATCTCGCCGAGCCGCTGCTTGAGGTCGGCGATGCTGGTGGCGAGGCAGAAGATCGCCATCACCTCGCTGGCCACCACGATGTCGAACCCCGACTCGCGCGGGTAGCCGTTGCCGGGTCCACCGAGCCCGACGACGACATCGCGGAGGGCGCGGTCGTTCACGTCGAGCACGCGTCGCCACGTGATGCGCCGCACATCGATGCCGAGCGCGTTGCCGTGGTGGATGTGGTTGTCGATCAGCGAGGCGAGGAGGTTCGTCGCGACGGCGATCGCGGAGAAGTCGCCGGTGAAGTGCAGGTTGATGTCCTCCATCGGCACCACCTGGGCATAGCCGCCGCCGGCCGCGCCACCCTTCATCCCGAAGACCGGGCCGAGGGCGGGTTCGCGCAGGCAGATCATCGCGCGCTGCCCGATGCGCGTGAGCGCGTCGCCGAGGCCGACGGTGGTGGTCGTCTTCCCCTCGCCGGCCGGCGTCGGGGAGACCGCCGTGACCAGCACGAGCCTGCCCTGCGGTCTATCCCGCAGCGTGCTGAGGAACGGCAGCGCCACTTTCGCCTTGTGCCGCCCGTACGGCTCCAGGCTGTCGTCCGGGATGCCCAGTCGTGCCGCGATCTCCCCGATCGGGAGCATCCGCGCCTGCTGGGCGATTTCGATGTTGGTCGGCGTCATCGTCGATCCTCGTCGTCTCTCGGCCCCTCGTCGGACCGTGCTGGTCAGACTACGACGACGGCGGCCTCGGGCGCACGAGACGTGCGGGGATCAGTGGAGGCGGGTCGCCAACCACCTGCGGGCCGTCTCGGCGATCTCGGCGACCGACGCCGTGACGTCGATGACGACCCCCGCCTCGTCCGGACCCAGCGGCTCGAGCGTCGCCAATTGCGATCGCAGCAGTGTCGGCGGCATGAAGTGGCCCGTACGGGCGGCGGCGCGCGCGGTCAGCAGCTCGGCCGACCCCGTGAGATGCACGAAGGTGATCGCCGGCTCGCCGGCCCGGAGGCGGTCACGGTAGCGGCGGCGCAGCGCCGAGCACGCCACCACGATTCCCTCGGCACGGCGCCCCTCGGCCAAGCGAGCCGCGACCGCATCCAGCCACGGCGCACGATCGTCGTCATCGAGCGGCCGACCCTGCTCCATCTTGGCGATATTGGCAGGCGGATGCAGCGAATCAGCGTCGACGAACGGTACCACCAGGGCATCGGCGAGCGCCGACGCGACGGACGACTTGCCTACGGCGGAGACGCCCATCACCACGACGACGATGCCTTCAGGTGGGGTAGCACTCACGATCCCATCATCCCGGGTTCCGCCGGGTGCGGCGGGCAACCGACGCCGACAGCCCCGACCAACGCGAAGGAGGGCGGACCGTTGCCGGTCCGCCCTCCTCACGTGCGATGGTTACAGGCTGAGCCCGTGACCGAAGCGGAACAGCGGGTCTGCCGTGTCGAACGGCACGTCGGGACGGGATGCCTCGACCGCGGCCATCGAGCGTGGCAGGTCGAACGGCAGGCGGCCCTTCGGCGCGGCGGCGCCGGTCAGCACGTCCAGGAGACCGGCGGCGCTGACGCCCCAGTTTCCCGTGACGGCGGCCGCGGCATCCGTGATCGGCTCGAGGATCGCGGGGCGGTCCAGCAGCACGTCGACGACCGTCGGAACGGCGGCGGCGATCTCGCGGACGTGCGCGATGACTTCTTCGGAGAAGTCGAGCGATCCCGCGTGGAAGAAGTTCTCGAACATCGTCTCGCGCACCTCGAACGGCGCCTGCAGGCGCAGCACGGCGATGTCGGCATCGGCCGGGTTGTCCACGACCTCGCCGAACTCCGCCGCCACCTCGGGGGCGATGCCCTCGACGTAGAGCTTCACTCCGCGGGCGAACGGGAGAGCGCCGTCGTTCGTGATGACGGTGATCGATGCGCGCTGCGCGGCGTCGCCGGCGGCACGGAATTCGGCGTTGCCGACGATCTCGTTGGCGGCATCCGCGTCGACGTAGGGGTTCTCGAACAGTCCGAGCGCGAACTTCTCCCGCAGGATGCGACGTGCGGAGACATCGAGGCGGTCCTCGGTCACCTCACCGGTGGACACGAGGTCCAGCAGCATCTCGGGGCACGCCTCGCCACCGAACTGGTCGGCTCCCGCATCCAGGATCTTCTTCATGCGGTCACGCGGCGCGAGGCCTTCGACGCCCCACGCGCGGGCCGGGAACGCCTGGCCGAAGATCTCGGCGTCGTTGATCAGGCCCCAGTCGGTGCAGACCACGCCGTCGAAGCCGTAGCGCTCGCGCAGGAGGCCGGTGATGACCGACTTGTTGAAGCCGAAGCCGACCTCTTCGTACTCGGTGCCGACCGGCATGCCGTAGTACGGCATGATCTGGCGGGTGCCCGCCTCGAAGGCGGCCTCGAAGGGCTTGAGGTGCAGCTCGAACTGTCCACCGGGGTAGACCTGCTCGCGGCCGTAGGCGAAGTGCGGGTCTTCGCCGTCCTTCTGCGGGCCGCCGCCGGGGAAGTGCTTGGTCATGGTCGAGACCGAGCCGACACCGAAGGACTCGCCCTGGAACCCGCGGATGTACGCGGCGCCGAGGCGACCGGACAGGTCCGCGTCCTCACCGAACGTCGCGGTGCCGCGCGCCCAGCGGGGGTCGGACGCGAGGTCGACCTGCGGGTGCAGCGCGACACGCAGCCCGACGGCGGTGTACTCCTGACGGGCGATGTCGGCGAAGCGCTCGACGACGGCCTCGTCGCCGATCGCGGCGAGTCCCATCGTCTCGGGCCACTGCGAGAACGGGCCGGCCATGATCGCGGCGCCCGGGTTCTCGCTGAACGAGTGACGCGGGTCGGTCGAGAGCGTCACTGGAATGCCCAGACGAGTGGATGCCGCGAGCTTCTGCACGGCGTTCTGCCATGCCGCGATCTCGCCACCGCGGGGAGCCGCACCCAGCAGGTTGAAGTGCGTCATGAGGCGCTGCTCGACGAAGTCGACCGCGGACGGCGAGGCGAAGACCGGGTTCGGCTGGTCGAGCTCGCCGATGGCGATCATCGTGTGGAAGAACAGGCCGGCCTTCTCTTCGAGCGTCATCTCGCCGAGCAGCAGCTCGACGCGCTCGTCGATGGGCAGGCTCGCGTCGAGCCAGGGGCGGTCTGCGATTGCCGCGGCATCCTGGTTGATGGTGGTGTCGGTCATGACTACTTCACTCCCTTGATGCGGTAGACGAGGATGGCGCCGGCCAGGGCGACGACAGCGCCGAACAGGTAGTACGTGGTGTAGCCGCCGAGCGCTGTGGTCGCGCCGAACGCGATGATCGCGGGAGCGATGGCCGGGGCGATCGACTGGGGCAGGGCGTTGGCGATGTTCAGCACGCCGAGGTCCTTGGCGACATCGTTCGGGTTGGGCAGCACCTGGGTGGCCAGGGCGAGGTCGACCGACATGAACGACCCGGCACCGAAGCCGATGATGGCCTGGGCGACGATCACCATGGTG
This region includes:
- a CDS encoding formate--tetrahydrofolate ligase produces the protein MTPTNIEIAQQARMLPIGEIAARLGIPDDSLEPYGRHKAKVALPFLSTLRDRPQGRLVLVTAVSPTPAGEGKTTTTVGLGDALTRIGQRAMICLREPALGPVFGMKGGAAGGGYAQVVPMEDINLHFTGDFSAIAVATNLLASLIDNHIHHGNALGIDVRRITWRRVLDVNDRALRDVVVGLGGPGNGYPRESGFDIVVASEVMAIFCLATSIADLKQRLGEIVVGYTRDRAPVRASDLQAHGAMTAVLRDALAPNLVQTMENTPAFVHGGPFANIAHGCNSVIATSSALHLADIVVTEAGFGADLGAEKFVDILCRSTGLRPSAAVIVATVRAMKYHGGVDVADLATEDVAALERGTVNLVRHLDTVRETWGLPAVVAINHRAEDTDAEVAALVAATERAGAKAIVARHFAKGGSGAEELAHEVVRLCDEPSELRFTYPDEATLWEKMRTIATHVYGASDITASTAVRTQIRRLQEEGYGRFPVCVAKTQYSFSTDAKLRGAPDGHVVDIREVRLAAGAGFVVMVCGDIMTMPGLPVTPAAHTIDVDDDGRIVGLF
- a CDS encoding gluconokinase; this translates as MSATPPEGIVVVVMGVSAVGKSSVASALADALVVPFVDADSLHPPANIAKMEQGRPLDDDDRAPWLDAVAARLAEGRRAEGIVVACSALRRRYRDRLRAGEPAITFVHLTGSAELLTARAAARTGHFMPPTLLRSQLATLEPLGPDEAGVVIDVTASVAEIAETARRWLATRLH
- a CDS encoding glycoside hydrolase family 3 protein — protein: MTDTTINQDAAAIADRPWLDASLPIDERVELLLGEMTLEEKAGLFFHTMIAIGELDQPNPVFASPSAVDFVEQRLMTHFNLLGAAPRGGEIAAWQNAVQKLAASTRLGIPVTLSTDPRHSFSENPGAAIMAGPFSQWPETMGLAAIGDEAVVERFADIARQEYTAVGLRVALHPQVDLASDPRWARGTATFGEDADLSGRLGAAYIRGFQGESFGVGSVSTMTKHFPGGGPQKDGEDPHFAYGREQVYPGGQFELHLKPFEAAFEAGTRQIMPYYGMPVGTEYEEVGFGFNKSVITGLLRERYGFDGVVCTDWGLINDAEIFGQAFPARAWGVEGLAPRDRMKKILDAGADQFGGEACPEMLLDLVSTGEVTEDRLDVSARRILREKFALGLFENPYVDADAANEIVGNAEFRAAGDAAQRASITVITNDGALPFARGVKLYVEGIAPEVAAEFGEVVDNPADADIAVLRLQAPFEVRETMFENFFHAGSLDFSEEVIAHVREIAAAVPTVVDVLLDRPAILEPITDAAAAVTGNWGVSAAGLLDVLTGAAAPKGRLPFDLPRSMAAVEASRPDVPFDTADPLFRFGHGLSL